The window GGCATCCCCTTCGGATGCGTCGCCGATTCCCCAGCCATCTAAAATTGTCAGTACAACGGGCCTGTTTCTTACGGTCAAGCTATCTACCTCCATTTAAACCGGACAATCCTGGCAAAACTTTCTGCGTCAAGACTGGCTCCTCCGACTAAAGCCCCGTCAATATCCGGTTGTTTCATTAAGCCGGCAATGTTTTCAGGTTTGACGCTACCGCCATAAAGGATTCTGACCTGCTGAGCTGTATCTGCCTCGTAAAGTTCGGCTATGACTTTTCTGATATAAGCGACTACCTTCTGCGCGTCCTCATCTGATGCCGTTTTCCCCGTTCCAATAGCCCAAACGGGTTCATAAGCAATAACCAACTGGGAGACCTGACCGGCAGGAATCCCAGCTAAAGCTCCTTCCGTTTGTGTTCTGACAACCTGTTCAGTTAATCCGGCTTCCCTTTGCTCAAGCTTTTCGCCCACACATAGGATAGGGATCAGGGCATGTTCAAAAGCTGATTTTATCTTTTTGTTAATGGTCTCGTCAGTCTCCCCAAAATACTCCCGCCGTTCGGAGTGACCCAGTATGACATATTTGCAGCCAACATTTTTAATCATTACCGGAGATACTTCTCCCGTATAGGCGCCTTCTTTGGCCCAGAACATATTCTGCGCTCCTGTCACAATTTGAGAATCATTCAGCACTTCATTTACTGCATCGAGGGCGGTGAAGGGCGGGCATACAACTATCTCCACGCCCTCCACATCCTGAACTTTTTTGCTTAGCTCACTGACAAGCGCTATAGCCTCTTCAACGGTTTTAAACATCTTCCAGTTACCGGCAATAATCGGAACTCTCATATCTACACCTCATAAATTTCGGAACTCAACCGAAAAGCTATTTTACCGCCACCGGTTTTTTTTCCAGCGCCTTAATTCCCGGAAGTTCCTTTCCTTCCAGGAACTCCAAAGATGCTCCGCCGCCGGTAGAAACATGAGATATCCTGTCTGTTAACCCTAACTTACGGATAGCCTGAACGGATTGTCCTCCGCCGACTATTGTAAGGGCATCAGCTTCTGCAACAGCATGAGCAATATAGTTAGTGCCTTTGGCAAAATCATCTATTTCAAACACGCCCATGGGACCGTTCCAGATAATTGTCTTCGCCCTGGCTATTTCGCGGCCGTATAACTCGGCAGTTTTTGGTCCGATATCTACGGCGGCCCAACCATCAGGCACCTTATCAACAGGCACCAGTTGGTGGCGTGCGTTCTTTTCTATTTTGTCCGCCATCATCAGGTCAACAGGCAGCATGAACTTGACACCTGCGGCCCTGGCTTTATCCATTGTATTCTTTGCCACATCAAGCTTATCTTCTTCTACCAGCGAATTTCCCATGCTATAGCCCATGGCCCTGAAGAAGGTATTGGCCATGCCGCCACCGATAAGAATAGTATCAACTTTGCCGATCAGGTTTTCCAATACCAGAATTTTATCGGAAACCTTGGAACCCCCTATAATAGCTAGCAGTGGGCGTTCGGGCGATTCCAGCGCTTTTGACATGTAATTGATTTCTTTTTCCATCAAAAACCCGGCGGCGCCAGGCAGGTACTCGGTAATTCCGGCCGTAGAGGCATGAGCCCTGTGGGCGGTACCAAAGGCATCATTCACATAAACGTCGGCCAGTTGGGCCAGTTGTCTGGCAAAAGAGGGATCGTTCTTCGTCTCTTCTTCGTGGAAGCGGACGTTTTCCAGCATAACAATATCTCCAGGCTGCATCCCTTCCACGGCTTTCAGCGCTTTTTCCCCGATGCAGTCTTCGGCCAGCTTGACCGGACGGTTCAGGAGTTGCATAAGTCTTTCTGCCACAGGTTTCAAACTGAATTCCGGCTTAAACTGTCCTTTGGGCCTCCCCAGGTGAGATGCAATGATTACTTTGGCTCCCTGTTCAAGGAGATAATTGATTGTGGGTAATGAAGCTCTGATTTTCGTATCATCAGACACATTATTCTGTTCATCCAACGGCGTATTAAAGTCTACCCTTAAAAAAACCCGTTTGCCCCGGACGTCGATGTCCTTTACAGAGCTAACTTCCATTGATTTACTGCCACCTTCCTTAGTTATTCTATAGTTTAGATTCCTTTGCTGTCCATGTACTTAATCAAATCAATTATCCTGCAGGAATAACCCCACTCATTGTCATACCAGGAAACGATTTTGGCCAGATTGCCCTCAATTACCATAGTGGATAACCCGTCTATTATCGAAGAGTGCGGGTTGCCGTTAAAGTCTTTGGATACCAGCGGTTCATCGGTATAAGCCATTATTCCCTTGAGCTCATTTTCTGCAGCTGCTTTAAGGGCAGCATTTATTTCTTCTGCAGTGGTGGATTTCTCCAGTTGTGCCACCAAATCAACCACGGAAACGTTAGGAGTAGGTACCCGCATAGCAAATCCGTTAAGTTTTCCTTTCAGTTCCGGAAGTACTAACGCAACAGCTTTAGCCGCTCCGGTGGTAGTGGGAATAATGGACATGCCTGCGGCTCTGGCCCTTCTCAGGTCTTTATGGGGCAGGTCCAGAATGTTCTGGTCATTGGTATAGGCGTGGACCGTGGTCATTAAACCTTTGACAATGCCAAACTTCTCGTGGATTACCTTGGCCAATGGAGCCAGGCAGTTCGTAGTACAGGATGCGTTGGATATGACATGATGGTTTGCAGGGTCATATTTCTCATGGTTAACACCCATGACTATGGTAATATCTTCTTCTTTGGCAGGAGCCGAAATGATAACTTTTTTGGCGCCGGCTTCCAGGTGTTTGGCAGCTTCCGCCCGATTCCTGAAACGACCGGTAGACTCGACGACAACTTGTGCCCCCAACTCTTTCCATGGCAGGGCAGCCGGGTCCTTTTCAGAAGTTACCCGAACGGATTTCCCATTCACAACTATAGCATCATCGGCCGCCTGCACATCGGCATTGAAAATACCATGGACCGAATCATATTTTAATAAGTGGGCCAAAGTCTTGGCATCGGTCAAATCGTTGATGCCAACCACTTCAATACCCGGCGTGTTAACTGCTGCTCTAAACGCT of the Thermincola ferriacetica genome contains:
- a CDS encoding phosphoglycerate kinase → MEVSSVKDIDVRGKRVFLRVDFNTPLDEQNNVSDDTKIRASLPTINYLLEQGAKVIIASHLGRPKGQFKPEFSLKPVAERLMQLLNRPVKLAEDCIGEKALKAVEGMQPGDIVMLENVRFHEEETKNDPSFARQLAQLADVYVNDAFGTAHRAHASTAGITEYLPGAAGFLMEKEINYMSKALESPERPLLAIIGGSKVSDKILVLENLIGKVDTILIGGGMANTFFRAMGYSMGNSLVEEDKLDVAKNTMDKARAAGVKFMLPVDLMMADKIEKNARHQLVPVDKVPDGWAAVDIGPKTAELYGREIARAKTIIWNGPMGVFEIDDFAKGTNYIAHAVAEADALTIVGGGQSVQAIRKLGLTDRISHVSTGGGASLEFLEGKELPGIKALEKKPVAVK
- the gap gene encoding type I glyceraldehyde-3-phosphate dehydrogenase, coding for MTVKIGINGFGRIGRLAFRAAVNTPGIEVVGINDLTDAKTLAHLLKYDSVHGIFNADVQAADDAIVVNGKSVRVTSEKDPAALPWKELGAQVVVESTGRFRNRAEAAKHLEAGAKKVIISAPAKEEDITIVMGVNHEKYDPANHHVISNASCTTNCLAPLAKVIHEKFGIVKGLMTTVHAYTNDQNILDLPHKDLRRARAAGMSIIPTTTGAAKAVALVLPELKGKLNGFAMRVPTPNVSVVDLVAQLEKSTTAEEINAALKAAAENELKGIMAYTDEPLVSKDFNGNPHSSIIDGLSTMVIEGNLAKIVSWYDNEWGYSCRIIDLIKYMDSKGI
- the tpiA gene encoding triose-phosphate isomerase, which codes for MRVPIIAGNWKMFKTVEEAIALVSELSKKVQDVEGVEIVVCPPFTALDAVNEVLNDSQIVTGAQNMFWAKEGAYTGEVSPVMIKNVGCKYVILGHSERREYFGETDETINKKIKSAFEHALIPILCVGEKLEQREAGLTEQVVRTQTEGALAGIPAGQVSQLVIAYEPVWAIGTGKTASDEDAQKVVAYIRKVIAELYEADTAQQVRILYGGSVKPENIAGLMKQPDIDGALVGGASLDAESFARIVRFKWR